In Desulfomicrobium macestii, the DNA window CGTCTGCTTCGGGGAAAGGTTTCCTTCCTTGTTGTGCGCCAGAAGCTGGGACAGGATGAGGATGGAGTTGAGCGGGGTGCGCAGCTCGTGGGACATGTTGGCCAGGAATTCGGATTTGTACCTGCTCGCGCTTTCAAGTTCCTGGGCCTTGAGCTTGAGTTGCTCCTGGGCGCGCAGAAGCTCCTTGTTCTTGCGGCGGATGGCGCTTTTCTGCTCTTCAAGCTCCATGGCCCGTTCGCCAAGCTTGTCGTTGACGGAGCGCAGTTCGCCCTGCTGGTCCTGCAGCCTGCGTTCGGATTCCTTGAGGGCGCGGGTCTGTTCGGCCAGTTCCTCGTTGGTGACCTGCAACTCCTCCTGCTGGGCCTGCAGCTCGGTCTGGGACTCCTTGAGCATGTTGGTCTGTTCTTCGAGTTCCTCGTTGGCCACCCGCAGCATCTCCTGCTGCTCCTGGGCCTGCCGCAAGAGGTCTGCGATCACGCCGCGCGAGGTGGCCATGTTGAACAAAACCGCCGTGTTCTTGGCGATATCGGCTATGAACTGCCTGTGCAGAGGTGAGAATGCATATTCGCGGCCGATGAGAAATGCGCCGAGCAGCTCCTTGCCCATGAATACGGGCGCGGCCAGGAAATGGCTGGGGACGGCTTCGCCTGGACCGAAATGAAAATGCGGCGCACCCTCTTCGACCTGAGCGAAGGTAAGGATTTCTCCTTCCAGGGCGGCCTGGCCGACCAGCCCCTCGCCTACGCGCAGTCTGGTGAATTGCCCTTGCCGGTTGGTGAAGGCGTAGGATGAGGTCAGCACCAGTTCGCCGTCATCGTGCAGAAAAAAGAGTCCGATCTGGCTGTCCAGGTGCTTGCAGATGAAGGAGATGAAAAGCCGGGCCAGTTCCTGGGGGCTGTGTTCGCCGCGCAGGGTGTCGTCGAGGCCTGTCTTGCCCTGGTTGAGCCAGTCCATTTCGCGCAGGTTGCGGGCCATGCTGTTCAGGGCCTTGGCCAGCATGCCCAGTTCGTCCTTTTGACGCAGGTCCAGGCGGGCCTTCAAATCTCCGGCGGAGATGGCCTCGGCGAAGCTCACGCCCTGTTCCAGCGGCTGGCTGATGCCTTTGGCCAGGCCATAGGCGCCGGGCGCGATCATGAGAGCCAGTACCGCGCCGGTGACGCAGATGATCAGCAGGAATGTCCAGATGGGGCGCAGAATTTCGCCCTTGTCGATCTTGGAAATGAGAATCCAGTTGGTGCCCAGTACGTCCAGCGTGTTGAAGGCCACCAGCACCGTCGTGCCCGCGCTGTCCTCGTAGGTGCCGCCGCCTCCGTCGAAGCCCTTGACCACGGCGTCATGCCAGTAGGCGGGAGTGCGGGGCAGGGTGTAGCCGATGACGTAGAGGCCATTGCCCATGGTCTTGATATCGCTGCGCATTTCGAATTTCTTTTGGGATTCGAGCCAGCGCAGCAGATAGGATTCTCCCGATTTGCCCAGGCCCTGCCGGGAGGGCATTATCTGGTTGATGAACTCCCCCGAGACGCGCGCGGCGATGACCCCGGCCACGCCGCCTTGCAGGTCAAGGACCGGATAGCCGATGAAGGCGGCCTGTTTCCCGCCATTGGGCTCGTAGACGCTGAAATCCTCGAAGGCCACGTCTCCGCTGCGCAGCACCCGTTCCCAGAGTCTGGCCAGCGCCGTGTGCCGGTAGCGACCGGTGGCCAGGCTGGTGCCAAGCTCCTCGCCCTGGCCGGCCGCGTACATGACATTACCTCCACGACGGTCGATCAGGTAGAGGTCCTCAAAGCCGTTGACGGCGATGTAGCCCTTGAGTTGGGAGTCGTATCTGCCGTGAATTCTTTGATATTCGCTTGATTCGATGGGGTAGGGGCGCGCCGGGTCATCTTCCCCGAGCACGTTCAGGTCGCCCACGGCCTGCTGGGTCTGCCGCAGTCCGGCCAGGAGCTTGAGCCCGCTTATGCGTTCGGTCAGGGTGGTTTGCAGCTTGTCGCGCTTGATGGCCTGGATGCTGCCGAGTTGTTCAAAGGCCAGATCCAGAAGGGCGTTGGAAGCGGAGTAGCTGCCGATGAGGGCCACGATGCCCAGAGGAACGATTCCGGTCATGATGAACAGGAAAAGGAGCTTGGGCTTCATGCGGATGTTGTCAAAAATCATGGTTCATCCTGGCGCTCTGAAGGGAATGCGTCCCGGAGGTCGCGTGTAATGGGAACTGCCTTGAAAGAATCGATTGCACTTACGTTAAAACGCTTTCAAGGGCAACGCATCCGGCGTGGATTTCAGGAACTTTTTTGCACGTTTGCGACAGGAACCGCGGGATTGAGCTTGCGTTTCGAGAGTGTCAGGCGTACGGGTGGCCATCGTTTTTTGTGTCCCGGACATTGTGCCCGGGCGACATGCAAAGGAGATCACAGTGGATTCTGGCGACAGTTGCGGCCCTAGGCCCTGCTTCCGACATCGTAAACTTTTTCGTCGAGCTCCCCGTCCTCATCGCGCCTGACCCGGCCGCCTGACGGAGCCTCGGCGCTGCGGCAGGTGGATCATGCTTTCCCACACTTTTCGTTCCCGTGCGGTCTTTTGCCGCCGCTTCGTCCGTTCCGGACAGCTTCCTCGTGCCGCGGGCCGTTCCGCGGACCCGTACTCGTGATTCTTCAGATCGGTTTTGGGCCACGCCCGGGCTGCCGATGAACCCGGCGTATTTTTTCTGCCTGTTCACACCATTTGAAGGACTCACAATATGATTACAATCCACAAGACCATTGATGGAATCCTGTCTCCTCAGGAACACCTCGACTCCGACTGCTGGGTCAATCTGATCAACCCCTCCGAAGAGGAGTTGCAGCGCACTTCGATCCTGCTCGGCATTCCCCTCGACCATCTGACCGACCCTCTGGATGTCGACGAGCGCGCCCGCCTTGAACTGGAGGAAGGAGTGCTTCTGCTGGTCCTGCGCGTGCCGGTCGAGAATGTCTCCGACCGCATCCCCTACCTCACCCAGCCCATCGGCGTGATCATAACGCCTACGGCCGTGGTCACGGTCTGCCGCTCTCCGCAGGATCTGGTCACCGGGATTCTGAACGGACGCACCCGCATTGTGGATACGGCGGACAGGATGCGTTTCGCCATCCATCTCATGCAGCGCACGTCGCTCATTTACCTGAGGTTCCTGAAAGACATCATCAGGCGCTCGGACGTGATCGAGCACCGGCTGCAGCAGTCCATGCGCAATGAGGAGCTCATCGAGCTTCTGGGCATCGAGAAGAGCTTGGTCTATTTCACGACGTCCCTCAAGGCCAACGACATCATCATGGACAAGGTCCTGCGCATGCGCACCATCCAGTTGACCGAGGATCAGTCCGATCTGCTGGAGGACGCCATCACCGAGAATCGGCAGGCCATCGACATGTCCAAGATCCACAGCGACATCCTGTCCGGGACCATGGACGCGTTTGCATCCATCATCTCCAACAACATGAACATGGTCATGAAATTCCTGACGGGATTCACCATCATCCTCATGATTCCCAACATCATTTCGGGTGTTTACGGCATGAATATCGCGACCCCTTTTCAAGGCTCGCCCCATGCCTTCGCCATCGTTTCCGGGATCGCCGTCGGCGGATGCCTGCTCGCCTGGCTTTTGCTGGCAAGGAAGCGCTGGATGTAGTTTTTTCGCGAATGGGGGAACTGAAGGCGGACCGGATGCGGCCCGCCTTTTTTTTTCGGGCTAGCGGTCGGCCCAGAGCAGGCGCAGGCCAAGCAGCATGAGGATGGCTCCGGCGCCCTTGTGCAGCCAGGCCGAAAGGGAGGGGCGGGCGGCCAGGCGGGAGTTGAGCGCTCCCGCGCCAAGGGCCACCAGTCCGAAGCCGAGCATGGTCAAAACGACGAAGGTCAGGCCGAGGACCATCATCTGCATGGCCGGGTGCCCCTGGTCGGGGCGCACGAACTGCGGAAAGAAGGCCAGGAAAAAGATCGCGACCTTGGGGTTGAGCAGATTGGCGAGGATCGATTGGCGAAAGATGATGCGGGCCGTCTTGTCTTCCCCGTGCCCGGAGAGGACCAGCGCCGGGTCCGCCGTCCAGAGCTTGAAGCCGAGATAGAGCAGGTAGATGCCGCCCGCGATCTTGACCAGGGTGAAGGCCAAGGCCGACGAGGCCAGGATGGCCGAGAGTCCGAAGACCGCAAGCAGGGTGTGACCGATGTTGCCCAGGCTGAAGCCCATGGCGGCGGCCAGCGCGGCCGAGCGCCCCTGGGCCACGCCTCGGGTCAGCACGTAGATGATGTCCGGGCCGGGGGTGAAAATGAGTAACAGTGAGGTCAGGCTGAAGACGAGAAGCTGGTCGATGCTGATCATGATTCCTCCGCGGTGATGATGCCGGGATGGATAATCGATGATCGGGCGGCGGGCAAGGGCGCGTTGGCGGGGCGTGTCGCTGCGTCGGGTACGGCCGAACTCAGGGCTCGCGCTCCAGCAGACGCTTGGCAAGATGGGACCCCAGGTCCCGCCGCGTGTCGGCGATGATGTGGATGTAGATCTCTTTGGCGCGTATTTCGTAGATGATTCGGTTTTTTCCAGACAGAATCTGGCGATACTGAGTCAGGCCGAGTTGCGCGATTTCATCCGGGATGACGCCACTGCGGGGAAATTCCTGTAGTCCGCGCACGCTTTTCTTGATGTCCGCGTATGTGTCCTGCCAATGCTTGGGCGTGAAGGTATCAATGAGATAGCGGCGCAATTCCTTCAAGTCCCGTTCGGCGGATTCGAGAATGAAGATACGCATGGTCATTTCGGATCGAGGGCGTCAATCTCGGTAAAAACATCCTCAACGTCCCGGAATCTTCCCTGGTCCATCTCCCGCTTGCCCAAAGCCAGCAGTTTGAGGAGCGCGAAGGTTTCTTCCTGAGCTTCGTAGCTTTTGACGTCCATGACCACGAGTTTGGCTTCCCCGTTTTGGGTGATGAGCAGCGGTTGCCGGGTCTGCGAAAGCGTGGACACGATCTCGGCCGCATGGCTTTTGAGATAACTGATGGGTTTGACCTGGGTGGAATATTTCATGGATGCCCTCCGGATAATCGAGATGGAACTTATTTAGTCCTTATTTGGTCTCTTGTCCATGAAGAGCGTCCCCGCCGTCCGGTTCGGACAGCGGGGACGCGTGAGGTCATTTTGCCGAAAGGGCGGTTATTTGGCGAAAGTGCACTTGGGGTAGGTGCAGGTGTTGCACTGCAGGCAGACACCGCCTTCGCCGATGCGGGCCAGGTCGCGGCGGGTGATGGGCACGCCGGCCAGCAGGCGGGGCAGGAGCACGTCCAGGCTCGTGGTCTTGAAGAAGAGGGCGCAGGCGGGCACGCCCATGACCTGCACGCCTCCGATGCGGCCGATGAGCGTCATGGCTCCGGGCAGGATCGGCGCGCCGTGCAGTGCGTCGGTCATTCCTGCGTCCTCCAGGCCCTTGCGGGTCACGTCGTCGGGATCAACGGACAGGCCGGCCGTGGTCACGATCAGGTCGGCGCCACGTTCCAGCAGCTGCTTCACGCCGTCGGCAATGGCCTCCCGGTCGTCCGGGGCGACTACCTCGCCCACCACAGTGGAACCCAGGGCTTCGGCCTTGGCCCGGATGATGGGCGCGAATCTGTCCTCGATCAGGCCCTGAAAGACCTCAGTGCCCGTGACCAGCACGCCGATCTTGGCCTGGCGCAGCGGGGCGATGGACATGATCGGCTCGTCGCCAAGCGCGCTCAGGGCGCGGCTGAAGTTTTCGCGGCTGAGAAAAAGCGGAATGGCGCGGGTGCCGCCCACCAGGCGGCCTTCTTCGACCAGGGCGCAGTGCTGGCGCGTGGCGCACATGACGTTGGGGGTCAGGTTGAAACGTTCCAGTGCTTCAAGGTTGACCTGCAGGAGGCCGGAACAGGCCGCATGAAAGTCGATCTTGCCTTCGCGGGGCTCGGGCGTGCATGCGATGCCGGGGCCCGCCATGCGGGTGGCAAAGCTGATCGCCGCGTCGTTTTCGTGCACGAATTCGCCTTCGGGCAGGCTTTCGTCCTGCACGTAGACACTGTTGCGGCCCATCTGCTGCAACCGGCAGACATCGCCTGCCGTGATGGTCTGTCCGGCCAGGAATTCCGCGCCCTTGCTCTGGCCGGGTTCGATGCGGGTCATGTCGTGCAGTGCCTTGCGGCCGACAGCCTCGGCCACGGGTACGCGGGTCGGCATGCATTCCTCGACTTCAACTGCGCGCGAATGTTCGTAGGGGGCCTCGCCCTGGCAGCCTCGGCAGATGGCTCCGTCGCTGACCGGATAGGCTTCACGGCAGACTGGGCAGCGGTCGATGCGGGTCATGTGGCTGTGTCCCAGGAGCCTCTGCTGCACCGTAATCTTTTCCAGGCGCAGGATGCTGTCTCCGGCGGCCTCGATCTCCCGGAACAGCTCTTCGGTGTCCTGGTCCTTCTTGGGCACGAGCTTCAAGAACCAGCCTTCGATCTGCGGCCAGTCCTTGAGTTTGTCCAGATCGACGCTGACGCGCACGCCGACGCCCGTGTACTTGTCGAAAAGGGAGACGGCATAGCGGCCAAGGTTGACTATCTTCATCCAGCCGTTGCCGATGCTGCACAGGGTCAGGAGCTGCACCGCGTCGGGCAGGCATTTCTTGCTCTCGACCACGGCCTCGAAAAGGATATTCGGGGGCAGCGCGGCCTTGGCCATCTCGACCATGTAGCCGCCTATCAAGAGGCCGGGGGCGGGATAGCCGTGAAATTCGGCGGCTTTGTCCTTGAATTCCTGAAAGGTGTAGGAGCCTACGTGCATGTATTCCTCGCGGGGGAAAGGTTTTTGTTTGACCGCGAAGATTTAGCAGTGAAGCGGCCAAAAGAGAACTTTGTGAAAAAGGTGGATATCACGCAACAAAAAAAAGCCGGTCCTAAGACCGGCTTATAATCTGGAGCCCACAAGCAGGATTGAACTGCTGACCTCGTCCTTACCAAGGACGCACTCTACCGACTGAGCTATGTGGGCATTTCGTGTGGTCGGGATGAGAGGATTTGAACCTCCGGCCCCTTGAACCCCATTCAAGTGCGCTACCAGGCTGCGCTACATCCCGACACGAGAAAACGCTTCTAGGTAGAGCCTTGGGCTTTGTCAAACACTTTTTTGATTTCAACCCGAAATAACGTGACATTTTTTGAAATTGTTTGTTTTTCCGGGCCGCTGTGTTTGGGTCATGGCTGGATGAAACTGTTTGCAGGCGGTAAAAAAGGCCGCATGCGGCCCTTTTTTCCACCCACTGCACGGGCCTAGATCTTGAAACGTGAAACCTGATCCCGCAGGCGTTCGGCAAGTTCGGAGAGCTCCATCGCGCTCTGCTGCACTGTCTGGCTGCTCGCGGTCATCTCGTCCGAGGCCGAGCGCACTTTTTCGATGTCGGAGCTGATGGAGTGGGTCATGGACGAACTGGTGGCCACGTTGGAGTTGATCTCTGTGATGCCCATGGACGCCTGCCCGACGTTTTCGGCGATGTCGCGAGTGGTCACGGATTGCTCCTCGACCGCGGCGGCGATGGTGCCCACGATTTCATTCATCTCGGCGATGACTCCGGTGATGTCGGAGATGTCGCCCACCGTCTGGGTGGTCACGGATTGGATGCCCGTGATCCTCTCGCGGATGTCCTCGGTAGCCTTGGCGGTCTGCTGTGCGAGTTCCTTGATCTCGTTGGCCACCACGGCAAATCCGCGTCCGGCCTCGCCCGCCCGCGCCGCCTCGATGGTGGCGTTCAAGGCCAGCAGGTTGGTCTGGGAGGAGATGGCGGTGATGGTCGCGGTCACGGCGCTGATTTCCTTGGCGGCCGCGCCCAGTTCGTCGACCCGGCCCGATGCGGCCTGGGCCTTGGATACCGCGCTGGCCGTGGTGTTCTTGGCCCGCTCGGAATTCTGGGCGATCTCGTGGATGGTGGCGGACATTTCTTCAGCCGCCGTGGCCACGGTGGTCATGTTCATGGAGGCCTGTTCCATGGCCGCCGAGACGGAGTTCATGTTGCCGCTGACTTCCTCGGCCGCGTTGCTGACCGTGTTGGCCATGTTCGCGGTCTGGGCCGACCCCTCGGTCATCTGGGAGGATATGCTCGACAGTTGCGTGGACGCGGTGGCCAGGGACTGGGTGGCGGTGTTGATTTCGCCGAGCATTTCCTTGGTGCGGCCGACCATGGTGTTCAAGGCGTCGGACAGATGCCCGATGGCGTCCTTGGCCGGGTGGGTGAAAGCGATGGTGTAGTCGCCATCGGCCACCTGCAGGCTCTTGGCCGCGAGCTGGTTCAGGGGCTTGGCGATGCCGCGGATGAGCAGCACGGCGATGAATACGCCGAGGAGCATGACGGCCAAGCCGACGTAGATGCTATCGGTAATGATTTCCGTGTCCAGCCCGCGAACCATCTGTGCATCACTCAGGCCAACGGCGACATGCCAGTCCCAGGGTTCGAAGTGGTGAGTGAATGTGATTTTATGCTCTCCGTTCCACTCATAGTCGAGGAAGCCGTTCTTGTGTTCGCGAAAGAAGTCCCCGATACCGGGCACCTCAAAAATATTTTTTCCTTCGAGGGAGGGATGAACCAGCACCTCTCCTTTGGAATTGTACACGAAAAAGTAACCGACACCGCCCGCCTTGATGGTGGTCAGCATCTCGCGCAGCTGCGGGGTCAGTATCTTGCGTCCCACGAAGAGGACCGCCACGATCTTGTCGTCGGCGTTGTACACGGGCTTATACGAAGTCACGTACCAGTCGTTGACCACAAAAGCGCGGCCGTTATAGGTTTCGCCGCTCATGACTGTCTTGTATACGGGACTGTCGGCGGGGATGTAAGTGTCCACCGCACGGTCCGTTTCGTTGATGCGCACGTTGGTGGATACCCGCAGCAGTTTGTCGTCCAGCACCTGAAAGATGGTGGCCACACCACCGGTCATGAACTGGATCTTGTCCACGATGCCCGTGTTGCCGTTCATGACCGTTCCGCCGAGCATTAGTCTGGGTATGCTGACTTGCTTGGATTTTTTGCTGACCTGATTGATGATGGTTCGGTCCAGCATGTAGCTTGGGTCCAGGTCAAAGGAACCATAGCGGTCCAGTTCTCCCTCCAGGATGGTCATGTCGCCGGCGAGTTTTTCGAGCAAAAGGGAGTTCTGGGTTTCAAGCGAGATGAAGACGGAGTTGTTGATGTTCTCCAGCGCATCCCTGCCGAGACTTTCCAGTCCGTCCTTGACGAGAATGTTAGAGACCGCGATTACCGATATCAATGACAGAATCAGAATGGACAGGATTCCGGTAAACAGTTTTGTGGTGAATTTGATGGACTGGGTGTTGATCATGCGCCCTCCTCTCATGAGGTAGTGTAATACGAGTTGCGTAGTACAATTTATACGTATTTTGACTGAATAAATCAGCAAGGATTATTAATATTAAGTGGTTAAAAAAATTGCGTAGGTAGTAGGCGCGTGTACGTCAGGCGCGCAGGGTGGCTTTGAGGCGTGTGGGGTGCAGCAGAAGATCAAGGCCGGCCTCGATGCCGGGAACCAGAATGTGGGCCGAGGTGAGGGCGGCCCTTGCTACCCCTTCGGGCTGAAGAACGGCTATGGCCAGTCCGGCCTCCGCGAGCATGACGGCGTCGTTGTTGCCATTGCCGAGACAAACGCAGGACGGGGCCTTGAGTTCGCGCACGTATTCGGCCTTGGCCGCGCATTCATTGCCAGCGGGCAGGACATGCACCGTGTAGTCTGTCTGTCCGAAGGTCGAACGCACTGTACCGTATGTGTCCGCGGTGAGGATGTGGATTTGCAGTTGGCTCTTGAGCTGGCTCAGGCGCGAAAAGACGCCGGGCTGGACCCGACCGTCCAGGGCCAGGGTGCCGTTGTAGTCCAGAACCAGATGGTGGAGGGTGCGTTGCCCGAAACCGGAGATGTCGAATTCAATCATGGTGGTGCGAGGTCCTTGCCGGTTGGGAGGCTGTTTTTGGAATGGGAGCGTCTTGCCTGGCGGCGGGATCTTCCCTTGAGAGAGTCTTGTTCTTGTACATGTGCAGGTCGGCGGCCTTGATGAGGCTTTCCAGACTCTGGTGCGGCTGGTGAAGGGCTGCGCCGACAGATGCGGAAATTCGCAGATCCGTGTCCAGGGAGCAGACCCGGCTGACGTCGATGTCGGCCAGGGTCCGGCGCAGGCGATTCACGAACGTGCGGGTCATGTCTCCATCGGTGTCCGGGAGCAGAATGACGAATTCGTCTCCGCCGAGGCGCACGAAGATGTCGTACTTGCGGATCATGGCCTTGATGGATCTGGCCACCTCCACCAGTATGGCATCCCCTGCCTCATGCCCAAGGGTGTCGTTGACCGCCTTGAACCCGTTCAGATCGATGAAAAGCAGATGCACGGGAAGATTTTTGCGTGCCGCGAAATCGAGGATGCGTCCGGCATGGCGTTCCAGGTAGGTGCGGTTGTTCACTCCGGTCAGGGCGTCGCGTACGGTTAATTCCTCAAGCTGGGCGTGTTCCAGGGCGGTGATCAGGGTGCACGCCAGGATATTGCAGAAATGGCTCAGAAAATCGGTGGCTTTGTCCGGAGCGTAGCGCGTTGGGTCGGGATCGTAGGCTGCCACCACGCCGATGATCTTCGAGTGCACGTATTTGTGCCCAAGGGCGAAGATGAAGCAGGATCCGGATGGAGGGTCCTCTTCCAGCCCGAGAAAAAAACCGGGGTTTTCGATTTGTCCTACCTCGCCGAGAAAGAGCCTTGGAGCGTGCGGGCTGGGTGAGAATTGTTTCAGGCGATCGCGGATGGTGGCTGCCGAAGCCCGCCCCACGCCCTTGGGAATGCGTCGTTCAAAAAGATCGTAATCCAGCACGACGTGGAGGGTGTGCAGGTTGCGCAGCCCTCGGATGGCGTCCAGCGTCGCGGGAAGTTCTTCCAGGCGTTTGGTCTGCTGGACGAGATCGACGGTTCCGCGAAAGGTTTCAAAAGCGTCCAGGATGGCTTTGTAGGCCGAGATCATGGAGTCGAAGCTGGTTTTCGAGGCGCGCAGCCTGCGCTTCAGGCCTTCGATTTCCTGCGTCTGCGCCTGCGTGGACGTGGACGAGGACAGGGGCACGCGCAGGATGAGTTGCCTGGCCCAGGCGACGAGTTCCTTGAGATGGGCTTTGAGCGCGACCGAGTTGCCCGCACGCGCGCTGGCCTCAATGGCGGAGACGAGGCTTTTGAGCTCCGTCAGTAGGGTGTTTTGTCCGCGCGGCATGGCTTTTGGTTCAGACCAGCGCTTTCAAGGCGGCCAGCACTTCGGCCGCGTGCCCGGAAGCTTTCACGGTGGGCCAGGTGCGGCGGATCACTCCGGAGGGATCGATGAGAAATGTCGAACGCGCCACGCCCATGTATTCCCTGCCGTAGTTCTTCTTGAGCCGCCAGGCCCCGAACCGCTTCAGGATTTCATGCTCGGGGTCGCTCAAGAGTTCCACCTGCAGGTCATGCTTGCCCGTGAAGTTCTGATGGGATTTGATGGAGTCAGGGCTCAATCCCAGGATCACGGCATTCAGTTCCGCGAACTGGTCCTTCAGGGCGGAAAACTCCTGTGCCTCCACGGTGCAGCCGGGAGTGTTGTCCTTGGGGTAGAAATAGAGAACCACCCAGCGCCCGTGGTAGTCTTCCAGGCTGACCCCGGATCGTGATGCGCCGTCGAGGCAAAAAGGGGGAGCCGGTTCGCCTGGAGCCGGAATTTTGAAGTCGGTCATGAAAAACTCCTTGGAAAGCAAAGTCCCTTCAAGCTCCTAGCGCAACCCCTGTGTGCGTGCAAGGGTGTGCTCGTGGATCATCGGGATGTCAACATGCGGTCATGCAATCCTCACGTGCGTGCGTGGTCATGGGGCGTCGGAGGCGCTCAGCCCTGCCAGGTAACCCGTGGACATGGCCGCCTGCAGGTTGAAGCCGCCCGTGTCGGCGTCCATGTCGAGCACTTCCCCGGCCAGAAAAAGCCCCGGGCAGACTTTCGATTCCATGGTCTTGGGATTGACTTCGGACAGATCCACGCCGCCGGAGGTGATGATGGCCTCGCGCATTGGACGGTAGCCGCTGACGGTGAAGCGCAGTTCCTTGAGCCACAGGCGCAGGCGCTTGCGCTCCTCGGAGGAGATCTGGTGGGCGGCCTTGTCTCCGGCCAGGCGCGTCTGTTCGAGGCATACCGGGATGAGCTTGGGTGGCATGAGGCCGCGCAACAGGTTTTCCAGGTGCATTTTGCCATGTTCCGCCAGGTCGCGCAGAAGGCGAGCGTCCAGCTTGGCCGTGTCCAGGGCGGGTTTCAAATCGATGAGGATCTCGGTCTTTTTGCCTTGGTCCACCGCACGCACGGCGGCCTTGCTCAAGGTCAGGATGAGGGGGCCGGACAGGCCGAAATGGGTGAAGAGCATCTCGCCCATGTCTTCTCCGGCCTTCTTGCCGTCAACGCGCAATTCAACGCGCACGTTCTTGAGCGATAAACCCTGCAATTTCGAGGCGGTATCCCCGGCTGTGATCAGCGGGACAAGGGCCGGAGCGATGGGCACGATGGCGTGTCCCAGGCTTTTGGCAAGCTCGTAGCCGTCGCCGGTGGAGCCGGTCGCGGGGTATGAGGCACCTCCGGTGGTCAGGATGATCCTGTCCGCCGTGAGGGTTTGAGTGCCGAAGGAGACTTCGAACCGTCCGTCCTTGCGTTTGATGCCTCGAACCCGGCAGCCGGTGCGGATGGTGACGCCCTTTGTCCTGGCGTTGCGCACAAAGGCGTCCACCAGATCCTGTGCGCTGTCGCTGGCGGGAAAAAGGCGTCCGCCGCGCTCTTCCTTGGTCGGGACGCCAAGATCGCTCAGCAGTTCGACGGTGTCCGTGGTGAAGAAATGGGACAGGGCCGGGCGCAGGAAA includes these proteins:
- a CDS encoding methyl-accepting chemotaxis protein, which produces MINTQSIKFTTKLFTGILSILILSLISVIAVSNILVKDGLESLGRDALENINNSVFISLETQNSLLLEKLAGDMTILEGELDRYGSFDLDPSYMLDRTIINQVSKKSKQVSIPRLMLGGTVMNGNTGIVDKIQFMTGGVATIFQVLDDKLLRVSTNVRINETDRAVDTYIPADSPVYKTVMSGETYNGRAFVVNDWYVTSYKPVYNADDKIVAVLFVGRKILTPQLREMLTTIKAGGVGYFFVYNSKGEVLVHPSLEGKNIFEVPGIGDFFREHKNGFLDYEWNGEHKITFTHHFEPWDWHVAVGLSDAQMVRGLDTEIITDSIYVGLAVMLLGVFIAVLLIRGIAKPLNQLAAKSLQVADGDYTIAFTHPAKDAIGHLSDALNTMVGRTKEMLGEINTATQSLATASTQLSSISSQMTEGSAQTANMANTVSNAAEEVSGNMNSVSAAMEQASMNMTTVATAAEEMSATIHEIAQNSERAKNTTASAVSKAQAASGRVDELGAAAKEISAVTATITAISSQTNLLALNATIEAARAGEAGRGFAVVANEIKELAQQTAKATEDIRERITGIQSVTTQTVGDISDITGVIAEMNEIVGTIAAAVEEQSVTTRDIAENVGQASMGITEINSNVATSSSMTHSISSDIEKVRSASDEMTASSQTVQQSAMELSELAERLRDQVSRFKI
- a CDS encoding HAD family hydrolase, producing MIEFDISGFGQRTLHHLVLDYNGTLALDGRVQPGVFSRLSQLKSQLQIHILTADTYGTVRSTFGQTDYTVHVLPAGNECAAKAEYVRELKAPSCVCLGNGNNDAVMLAEAGLAIAVLQPEGVARAALTSAHILVPGIEAGLDLLLHPTRLKATLRA
- a CDS encoding sensor domain-containing diguanylate cyclase, coding for MPRGQNTLLTELKSLVSAIEASARAGNSVALKAHLKELVAWARQLILRVPLSSSTSTQAQTQEIEGLKRRLRASKTSFDSMISAYKAILDAFETFRGTVDLVQQTKRLEELPATLDAIRGLRNLHTLHVVLDYDLFERRIPKGVGRASAATIRDRLKQFSPSPHAPRLFLGEVGQIENPGFFLGLEEDPPSGSCFIFALGHKYVHSKIIGVVAAYDPDPTRYAPDKATDFLSHFCNILACTLITALEHAQLEELTVRDALTGVNNRTYLERHAGRILDFAARKNLPVHLLFIDLNGFKAVNDTLGHEAGDAILVEVARSIKAMIRKYDIFVRLGGDEFVILLPDTDGDMTRTFVNRLRRTLADIDVSRVCSLDTDLRISASVGAALHQPHQSLESLIKAADLHMYKNKTLSREDPAARQDAPIPKTASQPARTSHHHD
- a CDS encoding peroxiredoxin, which gives rise to MTDFKIPAPGEPAPPFCLDGASRSGVSLEDYHGRWVVLYFYPKDNTPGCTVEAQEFSALKDQFAELNAVILGLSPDSIKSHQNFTGKHDLQVELLSDPEHEILKRFGAWRLKKNYGREYMGVARSTFLIDPSGVIRRTWPTVKASGHAAEVLAALKALV
- a CDS encoding BaiN/RdsA family NAD(P)/FAD-dependent oxidoreductase, giving the protein MNHSVIVIGGGPAGLLASATAASKGATVTLLERMDRPGRKLRICGKGRGNIGNTAPLNEFLTHFGKNFRFLRPALSHFFTTDTVELLSDLGVPTKEERGGRLFPASDSAQDLVDAFVRNARTKGVTIRTGCRVRGIKRKDGRFEVSFGTQTLTADRIILTTGGASYPATGSTGDGYELAKSLGHAIVPIAPALVPLITAGDTASKLQGLSLKNVRVELRVDGKKAGEDMGEMLFTHFGLSGPLILTLSKAAVRAVDQGKKTEILIDLKPALDTAKLDARLLRDLAEHGKMHLENLLRGLMPPKLIPVCLEQTRLAGDKAAHQISSEERKRLRLWLKELRFTVSGYRPMREAIITSGGVDLSEVNPKTMESKVCPGLFLAGEVLDMDADTGGFNLQAAMSTGYLAGLSASDAP